The window TGTTTCAGTCTTCCCATAATAGTTGAAATGCGATCATTTTGTATGTGGACTAGGTGTGATATTTTATTTAAATATCCTGAATCATAGGGAGGATAATACAATTTGATTCCAGGCCTATTGGATACCACAACTTCCTTCTTTAGTTCTTTATTTGATAGTTATTCTATTCATCAGGGTCCCCTTCGGGAGACCCTGATGGGGTGAAGGTATGGGTACACGCTAGCCCCTCCCGGGAGACCCTGATGGGGTAGAAAGTATAGAATAAATAGCCTGAACTAAAAGAATCCGTTCTTCATCTTTTGATTGGCCGGTGCCGTGAACTTCCTGAAATAGATACTTTTCTCCTTTTCACTGGTCAGTAGTTCCTTTAGCGCTTCCATTTCTGCTGCTGTCTTCTGCGACTTGTAGCATTTTTCGGCAGCTATGGCCCGGGAGGCATCCTCATCCGAATACCTGACGGCTACCTGCAGGTACTGTGCATCAACATAGCCCAGGTCTTCGTCATCTGTTACCTGTTCCTTTTTCCAGCCAAGAAAGTATAGCGGGTATTTGTCTACCCACCCTTCCCTTAGCAGGATCTCGGTTGTCGCCGCACCGACGACTATATGTTCCGGGTGGCCGTATTCCCCATCGGGACCGAAGGTGATGATGGCGTCAGGATCAATCCGGGTAATATGCTGTTGCAGCTCTTTTAGGAATTGTTTGCGACCATTCAGGTAGGGACGGACGCCGTTCCGGGTGTCGAGCCTGTCGATTCCTAAATAGATCGGGGGAAGTATTCCCAGTGCCTGGCAGGCGCAAATGGTCTCCTGCCTGCGAATCCTACCCAAGGAATCCCCTTCGGGTATATTGGTCGCCTTCGGGGAGTATTTACCGTCTGTTGCGATGATGACCTGCACCTGGTACCCTTCCCGTGCATATTTGGCCAGGACTGGCCCGATCATGTTTTCGTCATCGGGATGTGCGAATATGCCCAGGATGGTCTTTTGGCTTTTGGTTTGTCCATTTACGGCTATTGCCAGTAGCCAGGTGAATAGGAGGAGGGACATCTTTGGCATATGATAAGGTTAGGTTTGTTATAGGTTGCCATACCCGTTTTCGGTTGCTCCTGTCTGGTAGTTCGTCAGTTCATCAGGGTCCCCTCCGGGAGACCCTGCTGGGGAAGAAAAAATCACACCTCAGCGGGGTCTCCCGAAGGGGACCCCGATGCTCTTTTCTCTCTTCATCTTCCCGATAGTTTCCTCAACACTTCCATCGCTTTCTCCACATCATTATGGTGCACAAAAATATGGTCGTGATAATAGGCCGCTACCACATTGCAGCTGATGCCTTCCTTACTGAGCGCAGTGGCGAAGGCTGCTGTTAATCCCACTGCTTCCAGGGAGGAATGGATGGTAATGGTGATCCATGCGGCAATATAGCTATAGGCAAGCCCCAGCTTGTCTGCCAGCTCCTTATGGATGATGAAGGTATGCCCTTCTTCTTCCCTGAAGTACATGATGATGTCTTCGAACTGCAGATTGCCGGTTTCGGCAAGGGTACAGAAGACATAGTCCCCGGCTACCTGTTTGGGTTCAAGTCCTTTCAGCAATAGGCTAAGGTCTTTTTCTCCGCTCATGGTTTTGGTGATATTATCGAAGGCTCTTAAATGGCAATGCTGCTTTTCCGAAATCCTATCCAATGCTCCACGGTTAAATGAAACCCTGTCTTTACTGGTCTTTCCGGAAACAGTAGCCTTGTCATTCCCAATATAGGATTATTTCTTATTCGGGCCTATGCAGGCAGGATATGGTGTCAGCAGTGCAATTGGGGATTTTCCTTATGCGGGATGGGGGTCTTGTTCTTTCAGTACCAATCGATGATCCGCTCCCTTAACCGGTCATAGAGGTCTTCTTCCAGGTAGGGCTCATTTTCCTTAGAAAGGGTATCCAGGTCCTTTTTGATCTGCTCAATGGTTTCGGGTGGAAAAA is drawn from Flavihumibacter rivuli and contains these coding sequences:
- a CDS encoding PIG-L family deacetylase — encoded protein: MPKMSLLLFTWLLAIAVNGQTKSQKTILGIFAHPDDENMIGPVLAKYAREGYQVQVIIATDGKYSPKATNIPEGDSLGRIRRQETICACQALGILPPIYLGIDRLDTRNGVRPYLNGRKQFLKELQQHITRIDPDAIITFGPDGEYGHPEHIVVGAATTEILLREGWVDKYPLYFLGWKKEQVTDDEDLGYVDAQYLQVAVRYSDEDASRAIAAEKCYKSQKTAAEMEALKELLTSEKEKSIYFRKFTAPANQKMKNGFF
- a CDS encoding ACT domain-containing protein, with product MDRISEKQHCHLRAFDNITKTMSGEKDLSLLLKGLEPKQVAGDYVFCTLAETGNLQFEDIIMYFREEEGHTFIIHKELADKLGLAYSYIAAWITITIHSSLEAVGLTAAFATALSKEGISCNVVAAYYHDHIFVHHNDVEKAMEVLRKLSGR